Genomic DNA from Solanum dulcamara chromosome 4, daSolDulc1.2, whole genome shotgun sequence:
AGAAGATATGTGAAATTGACAATATCTTCATCTATTATACCTTTTGTACTCTATAATTTATTCATGctaattaaatatgaaattcaCCTGAATGTAAAAGACTAACCGTGAAATATGGACAAAATAATAGGAAGAGGATTGAAATTTTATAAAAGAGAAAAGTtactaaatttaatatataaaagaataaattaaatacAAACCTACACGTCTCTTTACCCCCACTAACTCACAAACACATGCACATTTTTTGTATATCTACACAGTAATtcacagttaaatttatgattttgttaaatttatctcctctctctttttttttaaaaaaaaaattcaatacaaCTAAAACGACACATTTTTGTCTTCTTTTTaataaacttagaaaataaaagagaaagaacATTCAATTGCGTATGATATGTAACACAATTTTTGTTTAGTCATAATCAAATTAGCGAAAAGTAATAAGAAAAGATGTATAAAGACGTAAGTTTGAGGGGGTGGGaagataatattttgaaataattttgataataataataatgaaatatttaGATAATACACATATTACTGTCCATGAATTTTAAATTGCAGAAATGTGAACAACAGaataaaacttttaaaaaattgtgagtaaatatatttattttatactacTTAGAAGAGAGATTGATTATGTTAAGCCAAGTGATAAGTtaataaaaatcaatattagcaatcttataattttaaatagtgAAAAatgtaataaagaaaaatataatatataaaattatttaataattacaTGATAGgccatagggaatgaaattgtgGGGAGGGGGAGGGAAGGGGGGCGGAGAGAGAGTATATTTCATTGAAGaacaatataataattaaatattttaaagataatatgatttaacatatttaaacaagacatcataatttaaaataattaaaaaaaatactttaatatTATTCACGCATCACATACGTATACTAGTTAGTTAACAATTACgtctaaaaaataaaagactaCAAATAAGGCATTggataaagtaaaaaaaaatgaagcgacaatttctctcttttttgtttttaagtTCACATATAATAATTAACGAGTTGTTTCAAATTTATATTGGAGTCTCTCTCACATATTCTTTATTTATATAAGTagaatttaaaaagaattatgaaaatattttctttccacCATTTTTTGTATAtagaatttaaaattatgaaaacattttctttctaccaatttttgtatatagaatttaaaattatgaaattactATTTGATCATAATTTGTATCTATCACGTAAAGTGGGAGCATGTACATTAGTATGAGCTAATTTGGCTAATGAAAGCTAATCTCATATTTATGGTGGATTATAGCAATTCTCGTTGAGATACATATACTATTCTCATATTCATGTCTCAAGAATATATAAAAACTTTATTATTTGAATTAGAAGCCTTTAAAATAAATGAACGATTTGTTCATGGTCGAAAATGACTCTTTATTTAGTTTCTCAATTAATTCACATTTCTTGAAGCAAAGCTCCTTGATATTTCTCAAACCAATTttcttttccaaatttttgaCTTGATCAAAGAACATGTACATTTCACCATTCAGAAGgaagaaaaatgatttcttaagcctttttataaattatttttttgaaataataagtCTTTTCATTCATTTAAGTTTTGgtgaattaaattattatttttgttgataaAATACCATATATTTAATAGTATAAACTTAACATTTTTCCTTGTCTACCTAAGTTTGTAGAATGAAGTCAATTATAGTAACTTCCTCGTTCTATTTATGCGAAGTGTTACTCTTGGTTAAGTGGTTAACACCTTTCATCTTCTACCGGGAGGTTGTGAGTTTGAGTCAACAAAAAGAACAAAATTGAAGAGCTTATGTggagaaatataaaaaaaaattaaaatttctttgattataGTTTTCTtaaatgttaaaatattttgaattgttttgttcttttcatatagttttaaattttatttaaaattgtttGACTCATATATTTATAGTTAGAATTAAGTATTTCAATCCTCATACTTAACAAAAGAGTGAACGCAAAGGTCCAATGGGATCGAACATATAGCTAATCTTTACGTCAAATCTTTATCCATACTCTTTATTCTACTTCATTTATTTTGCATATTATCTATTAATATTCAAATGGCTAGTAAATGagcttgaaaaaaattaaatcatgaCATATGCTCTTGATCTCAAtaaatttcacttttttttttttttaggtaaACACATATATTTATTGAATTAGTCTatagaataaataattataagaagaatatttatttttatgaaaagttGGGTTGCAGTATTTTAGTTTTAATCCCTAAACGGATCTAGCGATCCTACAGGAAGAGAAATTATACTCCATTATTATGTAAATGGGAAAACGCGTTGATACTCTCATCAAAAGCGCGATCTTCAACTCCAATATTCTGGAATGGCATGGCCTTCAATTTCTCCTGCTTCAACACCACTGTAACCTCACTCATCCTCATCATTActatcctcttcttcttcatcgtCCTCCCATTTCCCCAATATTCCCCAAATCATATTCACAAATCTCCATTAATTCCTCACAGGTCCCTTTTGAATGCCACCATTCTTGAAGAAAAATCCGACCATTTTGTGTGCAATTTCACCAACTCCAATGGAATCTTTAACTACTTTTCCTTGCACTATTGTCTCTTCCAAGGAAACCCATTTCTCTCCATCCCTTTTTTCGCCCTCTGTGTATTTCTACAGTTCTACATCCTCATCAAGACTGCCCAAGATTACTTTTCTGTTGTGGTTACTAAGCTTTCTATACATCTTAGGCTGTCTCCTTCTATGGGTGCAGTGACCCTTTTGGCTTTAGGTAATGGTGCGCCTGATGTTTTTGCATCTGTGGCTGCAGTTAGGGGAGGTCAAGCCAGGACTGGGTTTGGCGCGATTCTTTCAGCAGGGACTTTTGTCTCTGCTTTTGTGGTTGGGTTCGTGGCGATTTATGCAGCACCTTTTGCTGTTGATCCTGCTCCGTTTGTGAGGGATGTGATGTTTTATTTGACTGCTGCCTTGTTTCTTTTTTATGTCTACTTAAGTGCTGAGATTTTCCTTTGGCAAGCTATCGGGTTTGTTGCGTTTTATCTCTTCTTTGTTGGATTTGTATTTTGGATGGACTTGGGGATGGGTGGTGGGAAAGAGAAGGGGGGTAAGTTTGGAGGTGAGGTGGGTTTGGTTAGAAGTGATGAAGTTCATATAGGGATTGTTGAGTTGGATTCTGAAAAAGGCAAAGTTATTGCAACTGTAGAAGATGGAAAGAGGCATACTACAGGTTCCTGGCAAGGTTTTGGAAAGGTATGTCCTAAATCTTGCTTGTAGTTCtcggtttttttttcttcattaaatTAAACACACATATGGAAATGCAAGTTCAGTTAGTTATTCATCTTAGCTGGAAACTGTATTGACATTTGATAGATGAGTTATTCATCATCTTGTAACCATGttaaaatttcttaattttgtgGTCTGCGACCTTGTTTGTATGTCTGTTGTGCTCTAATTATCAACAAGCCAATTGGTATGAAATTCTTTAAGAAGGAGAAAATTGAACATGTGATGGACCAAAAagacaaaatgaataaagtgaGAAACTGATGCGAGAGATAAAGGGCTAATAGGTTTGTTGTCATTCCTCCCGCGTAGGAACTATTTGGTTCTTCTGTGCATTGCTGTGAAATATTTGTAAACCCGTTGCATTATCAAGATCAAATTGCAACCTTGTACTAGCTCCATAGCTTTGACAAAGGAAATGGTTGGTGGGTTTGAGTCTGGTATTATCAACCTGACATAATCACATAAACAATCCATCCTGTTATATAGcaataagaaaaaaatggtaCTCTATGTTGATTTATGTTACTTCACAAACTTCATGGTATATGCTGCCGTCTAGAATTTTGAAGCACATCTGATCCATATTGCGGATGATTGCTGAAAACTGGCCCCACATTCTGTGCCATAAGTTAGATCTTCTCCTCGAAGGATTCTCTTTGGTAACTGACGATGCTGAATGTTGTTTGTGTTGACCATCATGGTCTTGACAAATGATGGTGCAAAGCTAACTGGTTTGGCGCTTCTAGCACCCTCAAAAGTAAACCATCTGGAATGGTAGCTTTTCAAGGTTCAGAATAATTTAGTGGGGAAATTCAGCAATGACTACAGCCTAGGTAGTCACAAATTTTTGAACTAGAGAAGTTATCTAGATAATATTGGAGTGTCAGTGTTGAATTATGCCACAAAACCAGCTTTGGCTTCAGTTCTGTATTATTTCTTCAATCTTGGAGTGTACCAAGCCAGGATGTGACCACCGATTAAGTTAGATAACTGAATAGAGCCATGATGAATAGGGTTAAGGCAGAGCTATTCGTCATTGACTAGAAATAATCATCTAGCATTCTGGTTAGTCTAATCATGCGTCTTATGATGACAAGTATAGATGATTTTCCTTCCTTATGTGTTTCTCGAACTTCCACTATTCATGCAGACAAGCAAATTTTTAGTCCCTCCATTCCCTGTTACTTCTCCATTTTGCATTCCCTTAAAGAAATCATTAATGAAGTGTTTATTAAACTAAATTATCCTTATTAATGcaactttgaaaatttaaatttgactatTAATTCTCCAATTAGTTTGGGAAACAGTTACTTAATGATGAGAGTAAAAacggaaaaaaataattaattctctctTGCTTTTGCTTAAGtggacaaataaatgggaaaatttatttttagtatattggACAAGTAAAAGGGAACGGAGGGAGTCCTAGATACTTGGATCGTAAGTTGGAGGGTTTTGGGGTCTAAAGCTTTCCCTTTTTAGTAatctcaaaatatattaaaagcgATTATTCTTGTTGATGCATACAATAACATATGATGTGAAGAGTTGGGCATCTAGTGCTAAAATTTCCTTGGAGTACAAAACTCAAGACTCTGTAACTGATAACAGTTAACACCAAATAACAAAAAATGCTCCTTGGCACTTTTCCCTATGCGGCTTCTAGAGATTTCTTCTGGGTGTCTTGAGCAGCCCCTTCTCCGGTGGTTTTCTGCCATTTGTAATATCCTACATACCAAGTATCTTTTGATAAGTGAGTGTGTTCAATGTGGGAATATGTTCTCAGTTTTCTACTTACAGCATGGAACTCTAGTATTGCTGTGCTTTTGAAGTCTTATAGGTTCTTCTTGAGATCCCCTGCATACTGACCAATTTATCTGCAAGCATGCCTATTTTAGGTACAGATATTAGATCATCTGGGTTTTCGCTAGTTGTTTCTCATGGGCCGTTCTAGTCAAGGAGATTCTTTTCTGCATTGGTTCGGACGTATCTTGCAGAGTGCCTGGTTGTCTATGTTAACTTCTGTATTTTACCGATCTCCTTAAAGAACTGTTTTTATCGAAACTAGTTGCCTCTGCTTCTTTTTGCAATCCATATTGTTGATTCGATCATTCATGAAGAATCCATCAGGCACACACAAAATCCATACttctattttatgaattttgatgcTGTTCACAGCATCTCAGTTTGTAGTCTGTAGCTATTGTAATATCTTCATTTTgacattttaatttttctttattgaCAGGTCTCACTAATCTGGACACTTCCTGTCTCGATGCTTCTTAGGCTCACTGTACCACAGACTGCACCTTCTGAATGGAGTAAATTCTATCTATCTGCCAACATTGCTCTCTGCCCCCTCCTACTTCTGTTTTCCTGCAAATCTTTCGTGCCATTAAATCATCCAATCTCTTTCCTACTCTCAGACACCCATTTGCCTCTTTGGTTCATTGTACTTTGTGCTACTTGTTCTTTGGCTATTCTACATTTCATTGTTGAAAAGGAGGCCCCTAAAACTGAGCAAATGCCTGTAGTTGTCATAGCATTTGTGATGAGTGTATTTTGGATCTCCACAGTTGCTGGGGAACTCCTCAACTGTCTTGCAGTTCTAGGAGAGCTCCTGAAACTGCCTGCTGCCTTTCTTGGTTTAACGGTGCTTGCATGGGGAAACTCAGTTGGTGATCTTGTTGCAGATGTGGCTGTTGCAAAGGCTGGCCAGCCGGCCATGGCCATGGCTGGTTGTTTTGCTGGGCCGATGTTCAACATGCTTTTTGGGCTTGGAACTGCTTTGGTTATACAGACAGCAAATGTATATCCTGAAGCTTATGAGCTTCATCTCCACGTGAGTATTGTGGTTGCTTTTGTTTTCTTGCTATTGAGCTTGATGGGATCTCTGCTTTTAGTGACATGGAATAGGTTCCGGGTGCCAAGATTCTGGGGATTTTGCCTAGTAGGACTCTACGTTGTTTTCATGGTAATAAGCCTGATCATTGCCACGTTCTCTGCCTGAGTTTTAGAGACAGAAGTGCTGAAAAGTCGCCACATATAAGACGTTGAACAATAACAGTTGATTCATCCATCACTGGTCTGTAACCATATGGGAGCTGCTAAAGTTTTCAAGATGAAGTAGCTGGCAGTTATTAGAAATGCGCCTTTACTACAAAATTTGGGAAATGGCTGTGTTGTTAGCCTTCATTCACAAACCAGTTAAGAGATCCTATTGGTTTCCATGCAAGAATATAATAATTCATGTTTTCAGTTTATTGTTGAGTGAGTAAAGTGAGCTGGAAAGCATAATCCACTAGTTGTATAGAAAATTTCTGGCCACCAAGAAGTTTCATGTAAACCTGTTCTTTTTTCTTGTGAAATTGAACAGAATTTTAGAGAAAAATGCTCAACTCCGTATTCATGCAGAACTACTCAAATCATACCATATTATTCAAACCTTTTCTCATTGTTGGAGACtgaatttgaattaaaaataatcCTTCAAGAACTATGTGGGggggaagggggggggggggacgaaaAGGGATTTGTTGACTGTTGTCTGTTGAGTAGCCCTGCAGTTTGAGGACAACCATCAAAATTTGCAAAACGAATGTGCTTGTAATTGAACAGGTAAGGTGGTTGCACTCACACCAAATTACCACTACTATAGACATAAGCTAGGTTAGAATTTGTACAGCTACTAGCTTTATATTTAACAAGACACTAGTATTACCCTATTCTATTGAGATTATGTTTCTGCTTTCATTACAATTCCCTCTAGAATTCCATCAGTGCCAAAATTACCAGAAAATTCTTGAGGGTCAACTGGGCCTGGCAGCTTGAAAGAGATGGTGAAATGTCCTGTTGGACAAAGGTTCTGAGTTTGCATCTCGAATACTTGAGAGTACTTGTGGACTGTCCTATCACCAGTTGTCATTCCCCTAATCAATACTTTACCATCACTCTCCACTTCACAAGT
This window encodes:
- the LOC129886220 gene encoding cation/calcium exchanger 5 isoform X2, which encodes MAFNFSCFNTTVTSLILIITILFFFIVLPFPQYSPNHIHKSPLIPHRSLLNATILEEKSDHFVCNFTNSNGIFNYFSLHYCLFQGNPFLSIPFFALCVFLQFYILIKTAQDYFSVVVTKLSIHLRLSPSMGAVTLLALGNGAPDVFASVAAVRGGQARTGFGAILSAGTFVSAFVVGFVAIYAAPFAVDPAPFVRDVMFYLTAALFLFYVYLSAEIFLWQAIGFVAFYLFFVGFVFWMDLGMGGGKEKGGKFGGEVGLVRSDEVHIGIVELDSEKGKVIATVEDGKRHTTGSWQGFGKVSLIWTLPVSMLLRLTVPQTAPSEWSKFYLSANIALCPLLLLFSCKSFVPLNHPISFLLSDTHLPLWFIVLCATCSLAILHFIVEKEAPKTEQMPVVVIAFVMSVFWISTVAGELLNCLAVLGELLKLPAAFLGLTVLAWGNSVGDLVADVAVAKAGQPAMAMAGCFAGPMFNMLFGLGTALVIQTANVYPEAYELHLH
- the LOC129886220 gene encoding cation/calcium exchanger 5 isoform X1 — its product is MAFNFSCFNTTVTSLILIITILFFFIVLPFPQYSPNHIHKSPLIPHRSLLNATILEEKSDHFVCNFTNSNGIFNYFSLHYCLFQGNPFLSIPFFALCVFLQFYILIKTAQDYFSVVVTKLSIHLRLSPSMGAVTLLALGNGAPDVFASVAAVRGGQARTGFGAILSAGTFVSAFVVGFVAIYAAPFAVDPAPFVRDVMFYLTAALFLFYVYLSAEIFLWQAIGFVAFYLFFVGFVFWMDLGMGGGKEKGGKFGGEVGLVRSDEVHIGIVELDSEKGKVIATVEDGKRHTTGSWQGFGKVSLIWTLPVSMLLRLTVPQTAPSEWSKFYLSANIALCPLLLLFSCKSFVPLNHPISFLLSDTHLPLWFIVLCATCSLAILHFIVEKEAPKTEQMPVVVIAFVMSVFWISTVAGELLNCLAVLGELLKLPAAFLGLTVLAWGNSVGDLVADVAVAKAGQPAMAMAGCFAGPMFNMLFGLGTALVIQTANVYPEAYELHLHVSIVVAFVFLLLSLMGSLLLVTWNRFRVPRFWGFCLVGLYVVFMVISLIIATFSA